One Caulobacter segnis genomic window carries:
- a CDS encoding glycoside hydrolase family 28 protein, with protein MSANRRAVLAVAGLGALVATARASAAPSKTSKPAGPALRLDPRDFGAQGDGTTKDTVAVQAALDRCAVFGGGEVVIAGGTFVVGAIRIGSNTTLHIEDGATLQGSPDLADYPVTQVRWEGRFVPGYIGLISAQGAHDVAITGKGGIVATDAIKGRVQKETGLRHPALLEFVDVQALSVTGVRTQQNDMWSIHPVFCDDVVFRDLVVNGRADGIDVDSCRRVVIDRCDFDTVDDCISLKSGRGLEGNLIARPTEDVVITDCTFRDHRWACIGIGSETSAGIRRVVVQRCKCLTAYTFAIYIKSRPGRGAFIEDIVMRDLEVTGTGGGFLRLNFLDSGKQDQFPVPGFEGIPTVRNFVFERIKVTDVPVLVEAVNIHPDKPLDGFTLKDVTGTAGKGISLANIRNVTLEGIDVRVAEGPLLAVNNVTGKGLEGAAPLAPTVRPPDVVATQPPYVLGMTSGKPN; from the coding sequence ATGTCCGCCAATCGTCGCGCCGTCCTGGCTGTCGCCGGTCTTGGAGCGCTCGTCGCCACGGCCCGCGCCAGCGCCGCGCCTTCGAAGACGTCCAAGCCGGCCGGGCCCGCCCTGCGGCTGGACCCGCGCGACTTCGGCGCCCAGGGTGACGGGACGACCAAGGACACCGTGGCCGTTCAGGCGGCCCTCGACCGCTGCGCCGTGTTCGGCGGCGGCGAGGTGGTGATCGCCGGCGGGACCTTCGTGGTCGGGGCCATCCGCATCGGCTCGAACACCACCCTGCACATCGAGGACGGCGCGACGCTGCAGGGCTCGCCGGACCTTGCGGACTATCCGGTGACCCAGGTGCGCTGGGAGGGCCGCTTCGTGCCCGGCTATATCGGCCTGATCTCCGCCCAGGGCGCGCATGATGTCGCCATCACCGGTAAGGGCGGCATCGTCGCCACCGACGCGATCAAGGGCCGCGTCCAGAAGGAGACGGGCCTGCGCCATCCGGCCCTGCTGGAGTTCGTCGACGTCCAGGCCCTTAGCGTCACCGGCGTCCGCACCCAGCAGAACGACATGTGGTCGATCCATCCGGTGTTCTGCGACGACGTCGTGTTTCGCGACCTGGTGGTCAACGGCCGGGCGGACGGCATCGACGTCGACTCCTGCCGGCGGGTGGTCATCGACCGCTGCGACTTCGACACCGTCGACGACTGCATCTCGCTGAAGTCGGGCCGGGGGCTGGAAGGCAATCTGATCGCCCGGCCGACCGAGGACGTGGTCATCACAGACTGCACTTTCCGCGACCATCGCTGGGCCTGCATCGGCATCGGCAGCGAGACCTCGGCCGGGATCCGCCGCGTGGTCGTCCAGCGCTGCAAGTGCCTGACCGCCTACACCTTCGCCATCTACATCAAGAGCCGGCCGGGGCGCGGGGCGTTCATCGAGGACATCGTCATGCGCGACCTGGAGGTCACCGGGACCGGCGGCGGCTTCCTGCGGCTGAACTTCCTGGACAGCGGCAAGCAGGACCAGTTCCCGGTTCCGGGCTTCGAAGGCATCCCCACCGTCCGCAACTTCGTTTTCGAGCGGATCAAGGTCACCGACGTCCCCGTGCTGGTCGAGGCGGTCAACATCCATCCCGACAAGCCGCTGGACGGCTTCACGCTGAAGGACGTCACGGGCACGGCCGGCAAGGGGATCAGCCTGGCCAACATCCGGAACGTCACCCTCGAGGGGATCGACGTGAGGGTCGCCGAAGGCCCGCTGCTGGCGGTCAACAACGTCACCGGCAAGGGGCTGGAGGGCGCCGCGCCGCTGGCGCCGACCGTGCGTCCGCCGGACGTCGTGGCGACCCAGCCGCCCTACGTGCTGGGCATGACCAGCGGCAAGCCGAACTAG